The following are from one region of the Acidobacteriota bacterium genome:
- a CDS encoding type IV toxin-antitoxin system AbiEi family antitoxin domain-containing protein, with protein sequence MQKRQWDTVLYEIAENQAGYFTAAQARTAGLHQVRLVQLARQGAIERVSRGVYRFTRFPISQLGHYMEAVLWPQVRRSDVVGAISHESALAIHELSDVNPVRIHVTLPSSVRIRREVPKRLVIHYADLAAEDVETVEGVPVTTPARSIRDAHASHLGAELVGQAIADGRRTGTLSTGVADRLQRELLGTRPRPRSSTRRRLEAR encoded by the coding sequence ATGCAGAAGCGCCAGTGGGACACCGTCCTCTACGAGATCGCCGAGAATCAGGCCGGCTACTTCACCGCGGCCCAGGCCCGCACGGCCGGTCTGCACCAGGTGCGCCTCGTCCAGCTCGCCCGGCAGGGGGCCATCGAGCGCGTCTCGCGCGGGGTCTACCGCTTCACGCGGTTTCCCATCTCACAGCTCGGCCACTACATGGAAGCTGTCCTCTGGCCACAGGTCCGGCGATCCGACGTCGTCGGCGCGATCTCCCATGAATCGGCGCTGGCGATTCACGAACTGTCCGACGTCAATCCGGTGCGGATCCACGTGACGCTGCCAAGCTCCGTGCGCATCCGCCGCGAGGTTCCGAAGCGACTGGTGATCCACTATGCGGACCTGGCCGCGGAAGACGTCGAGACCGTGGAAGGCGTCCCGGTGACCACGCCAGCCAGGTCAATCCGCGATGCGCACGCCAGCCACCTCGGAGCCGAACTGGTCGGCCAGGCGATTGCCGACGGTCGACGGACGGGTACGCTGTCCACAGGCGTCGCAGACCGCCTGCAGCGTGAGCTCCTCGGGACGAGGCCGCGCCCGCGGTCGAGCACGCGCCGGCGGCTGGAGGCCCGGTGA